In Esox lucius isolate fEsoLuc1 chromosome 6, fEsoLuc1.pri, whole genome shotgun sequence, the following proteins share a genomic window:
- the LOC105030230 gene encoding leucine-rich repeat, immunoglobulin-like domain and transmembrane domain-containing protein 1 — protein sequence MFVVFILGFYLVSGALPSQVSACPSQCSCFFHNLSDGSKARSVICNDPEISLVPASFPVDTSKLRIEKTAIQRIPSEAFNYLPNLEFLWMSFNMLSVINPDSFLGLLNLEELRLDGNALTAFPWDSLKDMSNLRLLDLHNNQLTSVPADTTIYIKNLTYLDLSSNNILTIPAEVLTTWLTVKPVQGPDSSKTILGLHDNPWVCDCRLYDLVQFQKSPTLSLAFIDTRLRCSSPESLSGVLFSDAELRRCQAPRVHTAVARVRSAVGNNVLLRCGTIGVPSPDLAWRRVDGKTLNGTVQQENSKEGITWSILSVPAVSYRDTGKYVCKATNYAGHAEAVISLVISDIAPKPDNNNQTSIVAAATSVKKNKVKKPNEMGKAAYQEKLMAKLMVPTATPIPPLVLVDYSPNPDSTGLGSEMDRASLAPAMLELEKTNLSNLAQAQYDPDRIVRSVKVLGDTENTITLNWRAPKAKNTTAFSVLYAVFGERDMRKINVAAGQNRVFIEGLVPKTKYIACVCVRGLIPKKEQCVIFSTDEAASAAGTQKLINVIVITVACVIAVPLTVIVCCGALKRRIQKMWGKKSKDIQDSYVTFETLSPGTKAKGLEGEYLTRLNPEESNRLLSARSSLDSEATAKIEGQPNEYFC from the exons ATGTTTGTAGTGTTCATCCTGGGATTCTACCTGGTATCAGGTGCGCTTCCCTCCCAAGTGAGCGCGTGCCCGTCGCAGTGCAGCTGTTTTTTTCACAACCTGAGTGATGGATCAAAGGCTAG GAGCGTCATTTGCAACGACCCCGAGATCTCCCTTGTGCCTGCCAGTTTTCCTGTAGATACGTCCAAGCTGCGTATTGAGAAAACGGCTATCCAGCGAATCCCAAGCGAAGCCTTTAATTACCTCCCTAATCTGGAGTTCCTCTGGATGTCCTTCAACATGTTGTCTGTTATCAACCCAGACAGTTTCCTTGGGCTGCTAAATCTAGAGGAGCTACGACTGGATGGGAATGCACTCACAGCATTCCCCTGGGACTCTCTTAAGGATATGTCCAACCTTAGGCTGCTCGACTTGCACAATAACCAGTTGACCTCAGTTCCTGCAGACACCACAATTTATATAAAAAACCTAACATATCTAGATCTGTCCAGCAACAACATTCTGACTATACCAGCTGAGGTGCTTACTACTTGGCTAACAGTTAAACCTGTGCAGGGCCCAGATAGCTCCAAAACGATACTTG GTCTCCATGACAACCCCTGGGTGTGTGACTGCCGCCTGTATGACCTGGTCCAGTTCCAGAAGTCACCAACCCTCTCTCTAGCCTTCATCGACACACGGCTCCGCTGCTCTTCCCCTGAAAGTCTGTCAGGCGTTCTGTTCAGTGATGCCGAGCTGCGCCGGTGCCAGGCACCACGTGTTCACACAGCGGTGGCCCGTGTCCGTAGTGCTGTGGGAAACAATGTGCTGCTGCGTTGTGGGACCATTGGCGTTCCCAGCCCAGATTTGGCCTGGAGAAGGGTGGATGGGAAAACCCTAAATGGAACAG tCCAGCAAGAGAACTCAAAGGAAGGCATCACATGGTCAATACTCAGCGTCCCAGCTGTGTCTTACCGTGACACAGGAAAGTATGTTTGCAAAGCCACTAACTATGCCGGCCACGCAGAGGCAGTCATCTCCCTTGTCATCTCTGACATTGCCCCAAAACCCGACAACAACAATCAAACTAGCATAGTTGCTGCTGCTACTtccgtaaaaaaaaacaaggttaAGAAACCCAACGAGATGGGCAAGGCAGCCTACCAAGAGAAACTGATGGCTAAGTTAATGGTTCCAACAGCTACCCCAATTCCCCCACTTGTTTTGGTAGATTACAGCCCAAATCCTGACAGTACAGGATTAGGGAGTGAGATGGATAGGGCATCTCTTGCACCAGCAATGTTGGAGCTTGAGAAGACCAACCTAAGCAACCTTGCCCAGGCCCAGTATGATCCGGACCGGATAGTTCGCTCAGTCAAGGTCTTGGGTGATACAGAGAACACCATAACCCTGAACTGGCGGGCACCCAAGGCCAAGAACACCACAGCCTTCAGTGTGCTCTACGCTGTCTTTGGTGAGAGGGATATGCGCAAGATTAACGTGGCGGCTGGACAAAATCGTGTCTTTATTGAGGGCCTGGTGCCCAAGACTAAGTATATtgcctgcgtgtgtgtcagGGGCCTAATCCCCAAGAAGGAGCAGTGTGTCATTTTCTCGACCGATGAGGCGGCTAGTGCTGCAGGCACCCAGAAGCTCATCAATGTCATTGTCATCACTGTGGCATGTGTCATTGCTGTGCCGCTCACTGTCATCGTATGCTGTGGGGCACTCAAGAGACGCATCCAAAAGATGTGGGGCAAGAAGTCCAAAGACATCCAAGACTCATACGTTACTTTCGAGACATTATCCCCTGGGACCAAGGCTAAAGGTTTGGAGGGTGAGTACCTGACTAGACTCAACCCTGAGGAGTCGAACCGGTTGTTGTCTGCCCGTTCCAGTCTGGATTCAGAGGCCACAGCTAAGATAGAGGGACAGCCGAATGAATACTTCTGCTGA